The nucleotide window CCGACGCGTGAGCCGACACGGGCACGAGCGTGGGTTCAGCGGACGACGGTGACCGTGGTCCCGCTGTAGGGCAGGGCCAGCGCCCCGACGGCGCTGCTGGACAGGTACCCCCAGACCCGGGGTGCCGCCGCCGTGGTGAGCCGGGACGCCGAGGAGTCGGTCACCGTGAGCTGCCAGGCCGGGACGGTGGCACCGGCGGCGTACGCACGCACCGAGATGGTCACCGCAGTGGTGCCGGACACGGACGACTCGACCCGGATCGCGGACCCGGCGGCGAATCGCGTCGGCAACACGGCCGAGGAGCCCAGGGGGGCCTCGGCCGCTCCGGCGACGTTGCGGGTCACCGACAGGGTGATCGAGCCGTCGGCGGCGAACCGCGCCCGCGCGGCGTAGCCCGTGGACGATCCCGCGCCGCGCATCAACGCCCCGGCGTAGACCCCGCCGCCGAGGTTGGTGGTGCGCGGCAGGGTGAAGGTGGTGGCGACCTGGCCGTCGGTGAAGGAGGTGCCCGTGGCCGCGGTCGAGCTGCTGCCGGGCGTCAGGTTCAGGCTCGTCGTCGAGGGCCAGGCCGTGGCGTAGACCGGACTGTTGCCACCCTCGGAGCCCAGGTAGATGGTCTGACCATCGCCGCTGACCTCGACCGATTCCCCTTGGAAGAGAGACGGTTTGGCGAAGGACGACGGGGCCGCCCCCAGTCCGGCGTAGATGTGGGCCTTCCAGTAGTCGACCAGGACGAACCCGACACCGTTGGGTGCGAACGCCGCAGCGGTGACGTAGGCGGGGGCATCGGCGACGCGGGTCAGGAGATTGGCGGTGTTGGCGCTCAGCGTGGCGGGCGCCACGTAGATGGCGGCACCTGTGGCCTGCTTGCTCACCAGGTAGACCCGGCCCGTGACCGGGTGGACCATGAGCCCCTCGGCATCATGGGCGCCATCGGGGTAGGTCAGCACGTACTTGGTGGCCGCCAGGGTGCCGGTCGCCAGGGTCTGCGGTTCGGTGACCTTGTAGATCGCGACCGCGCTGCGGACGCGATCGTTGTCGCCGGTGTCGGCCACCCACAGCGAGTGGGCCGGACCAGAGGCGATGTCCTCCCAGTCGTTGGCGTTCGCCCCGGCCAGGGTGTAGGTCGCCTTCGTGGTGCCGTCCGCGGCGATGGCGAAGATGCGGTTGAGGTCACCGCTGTCGTTGTGGGTCCACAGCACCGAGGACGACCAGGTGCTGCGGGCCAGACCGCTGGACTCGGTGATCCGCGTGTCGCTGATGGTGCGATCGAGACGGTACGTGGCCGCCTGTGCGGGGGCGGCGCCCGTCGCGAGCAACGCCAGCGGGAGCAACAACACGGCGAGCGAGGACAGGGTTACCCGGAGCGGATTCACGAGATCCGATCATGACACATTCGCCACCCGAGCCATCGTCCGGTCGTCGATTTCACGACATCGCTCACCCTGCGTGACCGTCGGCGTCACAACCCTCCCTCCCGCAGCCCGTACCGGGCATGCAGCCTGCGCAGCGGGGCGGGCGCCCACCAGTTGACCGATCCCATCAAGCGCATGATCGAGGGCATCAGGACCCCGCGCACCAGCGTGGCGTCGAGCACGATCGCCAAGCCCGTTCCCAGACCGAACATCTGGATGAAGCTCACCTTGCTGGACACGAACGCGAACAGGGTGATCGACAACAGCACCGCCGCAGTGGAGATGATGCGCCCGGTGCGCGCCAGCCCCCCGGCGACCGCCTCGGCCGTGTCGGCCCCGCCCTGGTGCAACTCGGTGATCCGCCCGAGCAGGAACACCTCGTAGTCCATCGAGAGGCCGAACGCCACCGCGAACATGAGCAGCGGCATGGTGATGGTCAGCGGCATCGGGGTGAAGCCCAGCAGGTCGGCGAGATGCCCGTCCTGGAACACCCAGACCATGCTGCCGAGCACGGCGACGATGGTGAACGCGTTCAGCACCAACGCCTTCAACGGCAAGACCACCGAGCCGGTGAAGGCGAACAACAGCACGAAGGTGGTCAGCCCGATCAGCAGGCCGGCCCAGGGCAGCCGGTGGCCGATCGTGGTCTTGGTGTCGACCAGCGCGGCGGTGGGCCCGCCCACCGAGACCTCCCCCAGGTCGGCGTCCGCCGCCGCCACGGCGCGGATGTCGCGCACTGCCCGCTCACCGCCGGCCCCGAACGGGTCCACGGCCAGGGTGGCCTTGACGACGCGGCCCTCGGCGTGAGCCCGCGCCACGTTCGGGACGGCGGCCAGCCGGTCGGCGAAGGCGCTCGCCTGGCCCGGGGTGGCCTGGGGCAGGACCGCGAACACCGCCACGTCGTCCTGGCCACCGAACTCGGTGCGCAGGATGTCGCCCACCTGACGTCCCTGCGACACCTGCGCCGGGATCGCGCGATCGTCCGGAACCGAGAACGAGATCCCGAGGAAGGGCAGGCCCAAGGTGAGCAGCAGGACGATCACGGGGAGGCCCGAGGCCACCGGACGGCGCATCACGAACTGCGCCAGGCGATGCCAGAAGGCCCCACCTCCGACGGTGAGGTCGCGGCGCCGTCCGACGGGCAGCGCGTTCACCCGGCGGCCCAGCACGGTCAGCAGGGCCGGCAACGTCACGGTGGCAGCCAGGGCGGCGATGCTCACCACGGCGATGCCCGCGTAGGCGAACGACCGCAGGAAGTACAACGGGAAGACCAGCAGCGCCGCCAGGGCCACCGCGATCGTGGCGCCCGAGAAGGCCACCGTCCGGCCGGCGGTACGCACCGTGATCGCGACGGCGTCCGGCACGGCGTGCCCGGCGGCCAGCTCCTCACGGAATCGGTTGACGACGAGCAATGAGTAGTCGATGCCCAGACCGAGGCCCAGGGCCGTGGTCAGGTTGAGCGCGAAGATGCTCACCGAGGTGAACTCGGCCAGGCCGCTCAGGACGGCGAAGGTGGCCAGGATCGCGATGCCGCCGACGAGCAGCGGCAGGAGGCCGGACACCACCGACCCGAACACGACGATCAGCATCACCACGGTGAGCGGAATCGCGATCAGTTCGGCACGGGCGAGGTCGGTGGCCACCTGGCTGTTGATGTCCAGACTCGCCTGGGCCAGGCCACCGGTCTGTACCTGCACGGTGCCCCCGCCGGGCAGCGGCGTCGGCCCGGTGAACTGTTCCTGCAGCGGTCGGGCGCGATCGAGCACGGCGTCCTCACTGCCCTCGACGTGGGCCACCACCATGGCCCGGTGCCCGTCGGTGCTGCGCAACCCGGCGGCCACCGCAGGCGGCGCTCCCCAGTACGAGGCCAACACCTCGACGTCGCCGACGGCGTCCAACCGGCGCGCGACGTCCCGGCCCACGGCGGCGACGGTTGCGTCGTCCACGCCGACGCCGTCCGGCGCGGTGACCAGCAGCACCAGATTCGCCGGCCGCTGCCCGAAGCTCTGCTCCAGCACCCGATTGGCCCGTGAGGACTCGCTGGACGGGTCCTCGAAGCC belongs to Kineosporiaceae bacterium and includes:
- a CDS encoding MMPL family transporter → MTTTFTTVSGESGSSRSTPPSRLARVIIGRARWVLAASLLAVVLAGALGAGAIGKLLGGGFEDPSSESSRANRVLEQSFGQRPANLVLLVTAPDGVGVDDATVAAVGRDVARRLDAVGDVEVLASYWGAPPAVAAGLRSTDGHRAMVVAHVEGSEDAVLDRARPLQEQFTGPTPLPGGGTVQVQTGGLAQASLDINSQVATDLARAELIAIPLTVVMLIVVFGSVVSGLLPLLVGGIAILATFAVLSGLAEFTSVSIFALNLTTALGLGLGIDYSLLVVNRFREELAAGHAVPDAVAITVRTAGRTVAFSGATIAVALAALLVFPLYFLRSFAYAGIAVVSIAALAATVTLPALLTVLGRRVNALPVGRRRDLTVGGGAFWHRLAQFVMRRPVASGLPVIVLLLTLGLPFLGISFSVPDDRAIPAQVSQGRQVGDILRTEFGGQDDVAVFAVLPQATPGQASAFADRLAAVPNVARAHAEGRVVKATLAVDPFGAGGERAVRDIRAVAAADADLGEVSVGGPTAALVDTKTTIGHRLPWAGLLIGLTTFVLLFAFTGSVVLPLKALVLNAFTIVAVLGSMVWVFQDGHLADLLGFTPMPLTITMPLLMFAVAFGLSMDYEVFLLGRITELHQGGADTAEAVAGGLARTGRIISTAAVLLSITLFAFVSSKVSFIQMFGLGTGLAIVLDATLVRGVLMPSIMRLMGSVNWWAPAPLRRLHARYGLREGGL